The genomic window CCGCGGCCGCTgcagccgctgccgccgcctctgGCTTCCCGCTAGCGCCGGAGCCCGCCGCCCTGCTGGCCGTGCCCGGCGCCCGGCGCGAGGTCTTCGAGAGCACATCCTTCCAGGGCAAGGAGCAGGCGGCAGGGCCGTCGCCCGCGGCGCCACACCTgctgcaccaccaccaccaccacgcgCCCCTCGCGCACTTCCCCAGCGACCTGGTGCCCGCCAGCCTGCCCTGCGAGGAGCTGGCTGAGCCGGGCCTCgtgcccgccgccgccgcgcgctATGCGCTGCGCGAGATCGAGATCCCGCTGGGGGAGCTGTTCGCCCGCAAGTCAGTGGCGTCCTCGGCTTGTTCGACGCCGCCGCCcgggcccggccccggccctTGCCCTGGGCCCGCCTCCGCCTCGCCCGCGTCCCCCTCGCCCGCTGATGTGGCCTACGAGGAGGGCCTGGCGCGCCTCAAGATCCGCGCGCTGGAGAAGCTGGAGGTGGACCGGCGGCTGGAGCGGCTAAGCGAGGAGGTGGAGCAGAAGATCGCAGGCCAGGTGGGGCGGCTGCAGGCCGAGCTGGAGCGCAAGGCGGCGGAGCTGGAGACTGCGCGGCAGGAGAGCGCGCGGCTTGGGCGCGAAAAGGAGGAATTGGAGGAGCGAGCATCGGAGCTGTCGCGCCAGGTGGACGTGAGCGTGGAGCTGCTGGCCTCGCTCAAGCAGGATCTGGTGCACAAGGAACAGGAGCTGAGCCGCAAGCAGCAGTGAGTAGACCCTGGGGTCTCTGTGGGTGGGTGTGCCCCTGTGAGTCACTGTGctgccaccactaccaccaccaccaccgtgaGCGAGCCTGAGTATGTGGCCATGGCTTTGTAATATGGAATACGTGGCTATGAGCATGCAATGGTGATTGGGGCTGGGGCCAGTTGGGGGTGGGAGCAAGAATGTCATGATGATGTGTGTTTGGCACCGTGAGTACATGGCAGTATGACCATGTGCCTGTTTTTGAAGACTCGACTCTGTCTTTCTACTCCTCCTCTGTCCTAGCCAAGGCCAACTCCTGCATTTTGGCACCAGATCCTCCTCCCTTTCACCTACTCAAAGACATGACCGgattctcccttcttccttttccaccATTAGATTTACTCTATCTGCATATCACTTCTAAAAGCATGTGGACATGATGTCATTTCTCCCATCTGCCACAATGCCACCTCTCCGTAAGCTACTGccccttttctctcctccttaCAGAAGAACAACTCTTTGTCTCCGATTTCTTTCCTCACTTTATGTCTTGGACCTGATCTGATCAGGTTTCCAGCAGTGACTCCCACTCGTGTCAGCGGGGACCTTCACGTTGCTAAGGCCAAGCCATCGTCATACTTGACCCATCAGCGCATTTGACATAGCTAGTCTTTGAAACACTTTCTTGGCTTTCAGTACACTCTTCTCTCGGGATTTCCTTCTATCTTTTTGTCTACGCCTTTTCAACCTTTACTGGCTTCTTCTCATTTCTCTGGTCTTTAAATGTAAGATTATGAactacagatggtccccaacttacaaAGGCTTAACTTACTGATTTTTCAATCTTATAGTGGTGTGAAAGCTATCCGCAATCCGTAGGAACTGTACTtcgagtacccatacaaccattctgtttttctttttcagtacaGTGTTCAGTAAATTATGTGAGATATTCGAGTTATTGGGCTATGTGTGGGGATATGTGACGTGGCTGTGCGCTCTAAGCGTGTGCCCGGGAGTGCATTGGGAGGCTGGGTATTGAGGCCACGTGTAACAGAGCATGTCTGTGTGAGGCGGATGTGACTGGTTATGGTGTATGGATTGTGCGTTTAGGGCTgggtgggtgtggtgtgtgtgactCAGTGCATGTCTACGCTTCTGTGTGTGCCGTTGTGTGGGGCGTGTGCTGGGCCTGTGCTGCATGTACCATGTGACCATGGGCAGACACTGCAGGCAGCTGTGCCCTGTGTCTCCCCGCACTGGCCAGGTTCTCCTCCAGAGGGTGGGTGGGCAGCCAGGCCGAGGCCCTGGGGTAAGAGACTGCTCCCGGCCCAGGGAGGTGGTGCAAATCGACCAGTTCCTGAAGGAGACGGCGGCACGGGAGGCCAGCGCCAAGCTGCGGCTGCAGCAGTTCATCGAGGAGCTCCTTGAGCGGGCTGACCGTGCCGAACGGCAGCTGCAGGTCATCAGCAGCAGCTGCGGCAGCACTCCCAGCGCCAGCCTGGgtcgtgggggtgggggcagcggcGCGGGCCCCAACACCCGGGGCCCAGGCAGAATGGTGAGTGCCCACCTGTCTTGCCTCCTCCACCTGCACACCTGGGCCCCCCAAGACCTCCCCATACACAAGGCCTGACATCCCCTATAAGGCCCCATGCTTTCCTTCTCTGGCTCTTCTCCCAGGAGCAGACTCCAGGACTGGAGTAGGGGTCCAGGAACAGGAAGCCCCTCTGATGGGGCAAGAGTGCCAGCCCCTGAGGCTGTAGTGAGGTGTGACTCAGTGGCCCTGGCCCTTACAGGCCTATCTCTGCCCATCCCTGCAAATGAGAGCCCAGGAGCCACAAGCTGGGGTctggggtggtgggtgggtgtggggaggggctggtgaGCCTGCCTCTCTGGGCTATCTGTCTGTCCATTTGTCCATCTTTCCCaatctttttctgtctctctcttctccctcctcttctctctatCTTGTGCCCTGTTTCTCCCGCTGTTGCCTCTCATCCTCTTGCCTCCCCtgcccattttctttccttcctgctctggGGCCCACAGCGAGACCACCACGCGGGCCCAGCCGTGCCTAGCACATATGCGGTGTCACGGCATGGCTCCTCTCCAAGCACAGGGTAAGCCTTGGGCCTGGCCCGCCCCATGCAGCCCACCCTCACCCTGGAAAGATCCACTGGCCTGTCAGgagcttctctcctcctccttcccctatCCTCCTTGGGCCATCTGTGTCTCCCTGTCCATACCCAGAGGGAGCTTTTGGAAAGCAGGGCGGGTGGGTTGCCCTTGGCCGGTGGTAGGGGTGGGTAGGGAGTTCGGGCAGGCCTGGTGCTCCCTGGTGCCCCTCACCCCTTACTGTCTGGTCCACCCCGCCCCAGGGCCTCCAGCCGTGTGCCAGCTGCATCTCAGAGCTCAGGCTGCTATGACAGTGACAGTCTGGAGCTGCCTCGGCCAGAGGAGGGGGCCCCTGAGGACAGTGGCCCTGGGGGCTTGGGCCCACGGGCGCAGGGTGCCAAcgggggctcagagaggtcccAGCCCCCTCGCAGCTCAGGCCTGCGGCGCCAGGCCATCCAGAACTGGCAGCGCCGACCCCGCCGACACAGCActgaaggggaggagggggacgTCTCAGACGTGGGCTCCCGAACAACCGAGTCAGAGGCTGAGGGGCCATCAGACACCTCCCGTGCCGGGCCTGTTATGGCTGGGCCATTGAGCAGCTGCCGGCTCTCAGGTAAGTCCCGGGAGGCTGGGCAGAGAGGCCAGCCTTTTCCATGGTGCTAGGCCCTTTCAGGGGACGCAGGGCTGAGGCAGTGAATCTCCTGGACTCCTgtaccttccttcctccttccccggACTTGGCCACCCCTCCTATGGTGCCCTTTAAGCCTGGGGCAGGAACTTGAGTGACAGAGCAGGGCTGCTGGCACAAGGGTGCCATGTCCGTGGGGCGTCCATTCACATGGTGGGCTCGTTAACTTTCATAGGGAGTCATTGAGTGCCGACTGCAGGCTCTGAAGCCCTGGCACAGTGGGGGAGAGCCACGTGCCACGTTCACAGGAGGCCATGCACACGTGCGGGTGGGTTGGGAGGTTAGAGGGTTAGTGTCAGGAGTGCGGCTGCACCCCCTTTGACTGTTCTAGGCAGCCCCTCACCTGCCTTTGGGTTCCACACACCCAGTTTATGCTCTGGCTCCCCCaacctctttccttctccaaatCTGACAGAGCCACCTCATGTGGGGGTTGAGTTTGGACTGTTGGGTGAtatacagccttaaaaagaaagtttaggccaggcacggtggctcacgcctgtaatcctagcactctgggaggccaaggtgggagggaggattgcttgagttcaggagtttgagaccagcctgagcaagagggagaccccgtctctaccaaaaagaaagaaaaaaaaaaaaaaaaacctacctggGCATTGcagcacgcacctgtagtcccagctacttggaaggctgaggcagaaggattgcttagagcccaggagttggaggtggcactgagctacaatgatgccactgcactctacccagggcgacagagctctgagactctgtctcaataacaacaaaacaagaaagtTGACATGAGGAAGGGAcacctttttctaatttgtaagATTAGGGCTGGGGTACTGCAGAGGAGGGGGAAGCAGAGGCCCTCGTCCTTCCTCCCaaggcaccgggcccccagcacggtCTTGTGTGCCCATTCCTCCTGCAGTGCCgaccccaccccagctccccacTCACATCCCCATGCTGGCCCTTGACCCTCCATGCTCACTTTTGACCCCCTGGTATTCTGCAGCCCGCCAGGAGGGAGGCAGTGGACGGGGTCGGCGAGTGGAGAGGGGCAGCCCCTCACGCTCCAACGAGGTCATCAGCCCGGAGATCCTCAAGATGCGAGCCGCCCTCTTCTGCATCTTCACCTACCTGGACACGCGCACACTGCTGCACGCCGCTGAGGTCTGCCGGGACTGGCGCTTCGTGGCCCGCCACCCCGCAGTCTGGACAAGGGTGCTGCTTGAGAATGCACGCGTCTGTTCCAAGGTGCCCACCCCTGCCTGCCACCCTCACCCTGCTGTGAGCTTGCCTTTCCCCCTCGTAGAATCTGGTCCCTCGAGATCTGGTCCTTGCAACCCTTACAGCACCGCAGCTCCAGCCTGGCTCCCTGAAACGCTCCCATGGGGGCTCCCATCCTGGGGCTGGCCCACCTCCAGCCAGCCAAGCTCAGACTTCCTCATCCCCAAATacccttctcctccccacagtTCCTGGCAATGCTGGCTCAGTGGTGCACCCAGGCCCACTCGCTGACGCTGCAAAACTTGAAGCCCCGGCAGCGGGGAAAGAAGGAGAGCAAGGAGGAGTATGCCCGGAGCACCCGGTGAGGCCtacagtgggtgggtgggtgggtgctcCTGGACCACAGACCTGGAATTGAGTGAGGATGCTGCCCAGAGGAGGAGGTGGCCATAAGCAGCTCTCTGACCTCCTGGTCATCCCCAGGGGCTGCCTGGAAGCGGGGCTGGAGTCCCTGCTGAAGGCGGCCGGGGGGAACCTGCTGATCCTGCGCATCTCCCACTGTCCCAACATCCTCACCGACCGTTCGCTCTGGCTGGCCAGCTGCTACTGCCGTGCCCTGCAGGCTGTCACCTACAGGTGGGTGCACCCTGCCCAGGTCCCGAGGGATCCCTAGGCACTGCATAGCCTTCCCCCAGGGTTCTCTGGCAAAGAGTCCCTAGAGCTCTGTGGCTCAAGGGACAGAAGGCTTGGCAAGAGCAGAGGCCACCAGGGTGGATGACTCCAGCTTTGTCTTTCCAACAGGAGTGCCACAGACCCCGTGGGCCATGAAGTCATTTGGGCCCTGGGCGCAGGCTGCAGAGAGATTGTCTCCCTCCAGGTGGCACCACTTCACCCCTGGTGAGCCctggcaggggggagggggttgggacAGGGTTGGGCCTGGTCTGGGGCTGGGGACTGAGCAGGTCTGAGCCCATTCCATAAGCTGTTTTGGAGACAGATTCACACACATTGATTCACACATATTAATTCACACATAATGCATTGAGGTATTAGGAGCAGAGCTTTAGAATCAGACCTGGGAATTTGTCCCGGCTCACTGGCAGTGTCACTTTGGGCAACCCAGTTGTGTCTTAGTTTCTCAAACTGCAAAGTGAAGGTGATGTTAGGATTCTGCTGACCTTATCAGGGCTATTGCTGGCTCCAGTGAGATCATGTACACAAAACCTGCAGGGTCCACACTAAGTGCTTAGTAAACACTcgataaaattagccaggtttgttTGGCATATGAAAGGCAGTTCAGGGAGGTCAGTGTATAAAGTTCAAAAGAGCTGGTTGTTGGAGAACCCAGGGTGTGAAATCACTCCTCTTCTACTTGGAGTCCTTAAGCACCCCAGGCTCCTTCTCTCCCTGGCCAGCTGCTATTACTGTGCCCTGCAGGCCGTCACAGGTGGGTCCACCCTACCAGAAACAGGGCCCATGCTGATCCTTGTCCCCTCCCCAAGTCCTCTCTCCACTGACAGCTCCAGCCAGGTCATCCAGTGTGTCTTCACCAATGCCCTGGCTAGTGTCACTGCTCCCCTGCTTCAATTCCCACTGCACCGTGTCGTGATCCCTGCCGTCATCCATCCTGCAATAATGTCTCCATGTTTTGATCTCCTCTAGACTGGTGGTTCTCAGGGCAGAGTGTGGGAATGTCCGTGTCTGTATCCCTGGTACCAAGTGCACAGCAGATGCCAGGGAGATGTCTGTTGCCTGGGCGAATGCTGAGGGATGAAATGTTCAGGGAAATAGCAAGTTTGGTGGAGTGTAGTGGACAGGGCCAAGCAACACGTATGGAAAGGAAGGTCGGAGCAAAGTCAAGAAGGGCCTTGCTAAGGAGTTTAGGTTTTTGCATTTTATCTAGAAAGTACTAGGAAGCTACTGGAGGGTTTTAAAGAAAGGGATTGAGATCAGACTGGTCATATTCTGTGTCCTGCCCCCACAATAGATTTccactccttgagggcagggaccatgtctgtattgtcaccactgtatccccagggcctggctcagTTCTTTTCTGTCTAGACACATGATAACTGTTGGCTGAAAGATGGAGCGAATGGATGTAGGAACGGCTTACAGCGCAGAGGGTGAATTGCAGGGAGACTAGTTATAATGCAGAATGTTGATGCTCTGAACTGTGGGTTCAAGAGTTACTTAGGCATCAGACTCTGCAAGGCTTGGCAGGAGATGAGGGGAGATGAGTCAGGGGTGATCCCAGTTTTCTGACTTGACCATCTGGGTTCTTGGTGGGACACTTGCCTGGGACAGGGAAAGGTCCCAAAGGAGGAACACACTCAGGGGGTCAGGCATCCGGAGGCTTCCCTGACGGCTCCCCACTCCCTGTTCTCCAGCCAGCAGCCCACGCGCTTCAGTAACCGCTGCCTGCAGATGATTGGTCGCTGTTGGCCCCACCTCCGggccctgggggttgggggcgccggctgtggggtgcagggccTGGCATCACTCGGTAAGTCTTTCCTTGGGACTGGGGTAGGGATGGGTGAGAAGCAGGTGTGGGTACAGTGCTACCCTGAGAAATTCCACAGGGGCTCGGGCTGCAGCCTGGGTGGTGGCAGGGGCCTCAGGGTGCTGGCGTGACCTGTGGAGTTTATCAACAGGGCCTTCCCTTGTTCCTCTTCTTAGCAAGAAACTGCATGCGGCTGCAGGTCCTAGAGCTTGACCATGTGTCGGAAATCACCCAGGAGGTGGCGGCCGAGGTCTGCCGGGAAGGCCTGAAGGGACTGGAGATGCTGGTGCTCACGGCCACTCCCGTCACCCCTAAGGCCCTGCTGCACTTCAACAGTGAGCAATGGGGGGATGCGGGGCAGGGGATGACCACCACCCATCACCGTGCCCTGTCAGCAGGTAGCATAACCAATTCCCTGTTGCTCGTGATCAGCACCCGGGCAGACTGACCAGGGTTCTGGCCCTGGCCTTGCCACCAGTGCCTTCTGAGGACATTCAAGGCCCTCCAGCATCTGGTCCACATGGTTCagttcaacagatatttgttgcCATACAGAGACAACGTGCTCTACCCATGTTGGAGGCATGAGCTGTCGGCCCCCATGTGAGCCTCTAGCCCAGGGCAGAGGCGGGGGAGGACAGGTTAGGAGCACAGGTTCTGGGCTGGACTGACCTCGGTCCCCGTGCTGGCTCTGCtgctcattagctgtgtgactttgggcaagtttccaTACTTCTGTGAGTTCTGTATCTCTGTCTGCTAAGCTGACTTTCCAGAAGGGGTAGGAGGATTAAGTGAGGTGATGTGTGTAAGCACCTCCAGGATAAGTCTCAGGGTGAAGACTCCCCTGTCCCTGGACTCCCAATCATGCCTCCTGTAGGTCCCCCCCTTTCTCAGACCACCCACTCCGCTCGCAGTCACTCTGCCTTCACCGAGGAGGAAGGTGCCCAGCTCGGGCTGCTCCTGCCCAAATGAGACCACCATCTGGGACCCTTTGGCCCCAAGGAGGACCCCATGCCCTGACCACTTAAACGTCCCTTGACCTTCTTGCCAGgaccctcttccctccccttcgGCCACATGGTCACTCTCTGGACCTCACCATCAGAACTAACTATTCAGCCTCCAAAATCATGACCTCCAGGCCCTCAGCCTCCCTGACGTCATGTGATATCTGGTCCCTTAAGCCCTCTGCTCCCAACTgtttccctgcctcccctgcttCAAGCTCCAGCCTCACCTCGGCCATTCTGTTCCTTGCAGTTCATTTCCAAATGCCCAGACCATAGTACAACTGTCCCCTCTGCCAGGGAAGTTCCTAGAGTCCTTGAACAACTGGCTCTTTCCCACTCACCCTCCCAGAGTCCACTGcagcctctccccttccccaaccccatcACCACCTTCTCCCCACGTCCAGCTGTGAGCCCCTGGATGGCGTGGGCCGGCTCCCCTCGTTTATGCTCCCGGCTGCCTGGCACACGGTTGTCTCTCAGTCGGTGTCTGATTTCATTAGTGAGAGGGCAAAGGAGGCATCACCCATGGCCCATTGCCCAGGCCAAACATGGGTCCCCCCTTACCCACCTCTTCTCAGGCATTTGCCGGAACCTCAAGTCCATCGTGGTCCAGATTGGGATTGCTGATTATTTCAAAGAGCCCAGCAGCCCTGAGGCCCAGAAGCTGTTTGATGACATGGTGACAAAACTCCAGGTGAGGGGTGGGCTCTGAGGCCGCCTAAGACCCCAAGTGGCATCCCTTGACTAGGGCTGGCGGCCTGGGTGACTGTGCTGGGAGGGCCCCACCTGTCTGGCTCTGAGAGAGAACTAACCCAGGGTTTGGTCCGCAGGCCCTGCGACGGAGGCCCGGTTTCTCTAAGATTCTGCACATCAAGGTGGAAGGTGGCTGCTAACCCGGGTAGGGGGCGGCAGGGCCCCTGCCAGCCCCACACCAGGGCACTCTCTTTGGACCTCCGGAGGGACCCTGGTTTGGACTAGACCCTCGGAGGCCTACTGTTATCCCTGGCTTCCAGGGAGGGGTGACAGTTTCCTGTCCTTCTCCTGGAACTGCAGAGCAACAGGCCTGACCCAGGGTACTGCCTCTCTAGGACAGGGGCTCGGACAAAAGCTGCCCTCCGACCCCCACCCTATCCCCAGCTGGAGCAGCCTTCTGGCACAGCCAGCGAGGAGCTGTCCCCACCAGCACCTGGTGTCATCACCTGGAGGATCTGCAATAACCACCCAGTGGCTCCTCAGCTGCTCAGGCAGGCCTTTCCTTCCGGCACCCGGCCTCCCCATCAGGGCCTCTGCCAGGCTCCCGGCCAGAGGAGGTCCCGGAGGCAGCTCCGACTTGGCAAGGAGGgctcttctccccttccctgtctcagccttctgtgGGGCATCCCCTTTAGACAGCCTAGGTTCTGAGTCCACATTCTCCAGGGCTAACACGGGCAGGCCTAGGGGCCTGGGCACACGGTCAGCCAAAAGCTGGGGCATGGCAGTGGGGTAGTGGGGATGGGTTTGGAAAGGACAACAGTCACTCCGAACTCCTCCCCAGGATGAGACCACCCCTCCAAGGTGGGGAATTGCCAGGTGGAGAAAACTTATTTAGTGCTGTAAGAAGACAAGACCCCTCCTCCCGACCCAACCACCACACACCCCACCACATTCCAGAGCTAAATTCAGAGCTGAAGGTGCATGTTTCTATACTTACTATTCATTCCCGAGGGACCCTCTGGAGGGTCAAGGTCCCAGCCCTGGGAAGCCCTGTCAGCAGTGAGAAGTAGTTACCATCTTCAAGGAATTTCCCTCTAATCAGGTGCTTGGGCAGGAATCCGATGGCCTTTGGGTCCCCAAGGCCATCTGGGAGGGAGGCACTGGGCTGCCCTCTGTGCTGGGGCCTGGAGCAAGTTCAGAGGAGGGTGGTTTGCTTTGCTTCCTTGTCCAGTGAACTTGCTTAAAGATACAGCCATGGCAGGGAGCCAGACCCGTGGGgccaaggaaaaggaagaacattctCAACCGACTTGCTCCCCCTTCCTCAGTCTTCACTGGCCCCATGGCTAAGGGCTGTGTTGGGGGTCTCCTGCCTAGGGGCAGTGCTGGGGCCTGGGCTGCAGCCACTTGGCTCAGAAGCCACAGAACGCCAGTGGAGGTTTTCATGGCCCTCGCACAATCCCCAAAGGACCAAGGCTCCAAAGACTGAAGTCTTCCTCTTAGAACTCCCACAGGGGTTCAGAGGCTGCGGGTCCTTCCAACCTTCATTTGGAAAGTTCTTTCAAACATCTAAACTAGATCCATCTTAGGGTTTCCTTCTCTCCTGTATAGGATCGGCTCCCAGCCCTAGCCTTTAGGCTGCAGGTCCTGGCTGGTGCTGGGGTCATCTCGTTTCCCAGTCCTTCCCAGGGACCCAATTTTCTGCCACAACCTGGCTTGGACATCAAGACCCAGCCCTAGGTTACCTTGTAACGAGTCCTCCAGAGCTGAGACCCCACAAGCGGAGCAGCCTACCCCAGCTCCCCTGGCTTCACTCCCTAGCACTGTCCCaggtctttttattattgctgaCTTTTTCTCCTGTGGCTTGTTCTGTCCCTGCTCTTTGAAGACCTGAAACACCAGGGGTGTCATGTTGGCAATTTCCTATCCAGTCCTGCACGAAGCCTTGGTGTGTGTGACGCCCCTGTGCCCCTACCCCAGAGCAGCTGGCTCCATtggctcccacctccccagccttgTCCTCAGGAGTCACAGGAAGGAGCAGCACAGCTTTCCTCTCCTCCAGAGGCCTGGAAGGGAGGTGGAGGCCCACTCAGGGCCTGGCTGCCCTGGGTTTGCCTGGCCTGCCTTGCCAGCCACACCCCTGTAGCTCCTGCTCCCATGACCCCAGGACCAGAGGTGCTGTCCTCCCTGTCTCCTGGGCAAAGCACAAAAGGATGCCCTGCTTGGCCTGAGCCTGCCAAACTGAGGAACCTTCTCTGCCCCAGGGAACCCTCTATTCCTGAACATAAGGCTTTGGGCAATTTTGCCCTGGATGGCACCCACTGGAATGCCTGGCACCAGCCCTAGGACAGGAGGTTGGGGAGCACGGGCAGTGAGCTAGGGTGGGAGAAAAGTGGTGCTGAAAGGGCCGATGCTAGTTGTACGtcattcacccattcatccattcgtGCAACAGCGCTGAGCACCACCAGTGCTAGAGGCAGAAGGATGAACAAGACCCCCCTTTGCCTGGTAGGACGTCCACCCCATGGGTTTGGCTCTTTCCAGGAAACCCCTTAAGTTCTCCATCGTGTGTTTTCTGGCTGTGTGTGTAAAGGATGTGTCATGTTGCACGGGTCTGAGCCCTTGCCAACAGGAACAACACGTCACAGTGTGTCCCATCGCACTTGCACCCCTCTGGCTGACAGACTTGTGCACCCTGGCCTTCACGCATGCCTTGAGCCTGGCAGCTTTGcaaccccctgcccccaccagcaaCTTGATGCtcttgttttgttctctgctCAGGGGGATGAGCCTTGCTGCTGAGTGGGGAGCTTTTGCTTGCTGGGATGCGCCTCATTTATTCACTTCTATGGCAACCATGCAACCAGGGCTGAGGATGGGGAACAGGGACAGAGGGCCTGGCCATTCCTAGAGGCACCTCATCCCATCTGTACCCACCCAAAGGGGAGCCGTCATCCCCATCATACCTAGTAAGATGCAAAAAAGGAATATCAGAGAGCAAACCAAGGCAGGCCCTGCTCCAGGGGTCCCAGCTATGTGTACAGGTCCTATGGGTGGTGGCCACTTGGTGTCCCTACCACACAGCCCGGCCCTGGCACCTGGGAGGTTGGCATGCTTGGCTTGAGTACTTCATGCTTTTTTCAGGCTGCTTCCCCACAGCACTGGCAGGAAATGAAGATGCATATATGTGCATCCCTGCAGGGAAAAAGTGAGCTGCCCAGAACCACAGCTTTTCACTGGCCAGGAGAGACCACCTAAGGAGCAAGGCAACTCATGTTTCCTTAGTCTTGT from Eulemur rufifrons isolate Redbay chromosome 19, OSU_ERuf_1, whole genome shotgun sequence includes these protein-coding regions:
- the FBXO41 gene encoding F-box only protein 41, producing the protein MASLDLPYRCPRCGEHKRFRSLSSLRAHLEYSHTYETLYILSKTNSICDGAAAAAAAAAAASGFPLAPEPAALLAVPGARREVFESTSFQGKEQAAGPSPAAPHLLHHHHHHAPLAHFPSDLVPASLPCEELAEPGLVPAAAARYALREIEIPLGELFARKSVASSACSTPPPGPGPGPCPGPASASPASPSPADVAYEEGLARLKIRALEKLEVDRRLERLSEEVEQKIAGQVGRLQAELERKAAELETARQESARLGREKEELEERASELSRQVDVSVELLASLKQDLVHKEQELSRKQQEVVQIDQFLKETAAREASAKLRLQQFIEELLERADRAERQLQVISSSCGSTPSASLGRGGGGSGAGPNTRGPGRMRDHHAGPAVPSTYAVSRHGSSPSTGASSRVPAASQSSGCYDSDSLELPRPEEGAPEDSGPGGLGPRAQGANGGSERSQPPRSSGLRRQAIQNWQRRPRRHSTEGEEGDVSDVGSRTTESEAEGPSDTSRAGPVMAGPLSSCRLSARQEGGSGRGRRVERGSPSRSNEVISPEILKMRAALFCIFTYLDTRTLLHAAEVCRDWRFVARHPAVWTRVLLENARVCSKFLAMLAQWCTQAHSLTLQNLKPRQRGKKESKEEYARSTRGCLEAGLESLLKAAGGNLLILRISHCPNILTDRSLWLASCYCRALQAVTYRSATDPVGHEVIWALGAGCREIVSLQVAPLHPCQQPTRFSNRCLQMIGRCWPHLRALGVGGAGCGVQGLASLARNCMRLQVLELDHVSEITQEVAAEVCREGLKGLEMLVLTATPVTPKALLHFNSICRNLKSIVVQIGIADYFKEPSSPEAQKLFDDMVTKLQALRRRPGFSKILHIKVEGGC